The sequence below is a genomic window from Physeter macrocephalus isolate SW-GA chromosome 19, ASM283717v5, whole genome shotgun sequence.
AGGCCTCCTCAAGACATCCCTCTCAAAACCCTTCATTTCAGAGACTGCAAATTGGCACTCTGGGGATCCTGCCACAGACACGTTGTGTTTGGCTCTCAGAGAGTCaggcttttcctttttgtttgacTTAGCTGCCAATATTTAAAACTCAGTAGGTTTTCCCATGAAAAACTGGACGATGTGACAATACGAGCCCATCCTTCACTAACCCACCTTGCTGGCCAACCTACCCCCACTACCACGCCCCACTTCATTCCCTTGGTTTCTTTTACCCCCCCTAATTTTCATGCCCTCTGACCCGTCTTTCTCGGTATCTGGGGATTGTGCCTCCACCCACCTGCTAAATCCTGGTGTTTCCGAGGTTCCCTCCTCGGGGGTTTTCCATTCCCACTATGTACCAGCTACACGCTGAAGTCTCCACTGTGTTGAAAAAGTTGGCGATACTTTATCTGTGCCCAACgatgttttaaatattctggGACCGAAAATCTAAAGGTCTGGAACCCCACGTTTCCCACCTCTCTCGGGCCTTCCCCGGCTCCTCCTGCCTCCGTCACTCCATCCTCCTGGgacccccagggcctgggcacCCGGCCGACCCTCGGGCCAGTCAGGGCCTCCTGGCTGGAGGCCAGCGAGCGGCCGCGGACCCGCACCTGCTTCCACGGACCGGGGCCGCCCACACCTGCGCCACCGCAGGAGGGAGAGGTGGCCACACTGGCTGCCGCGGAGCCACTCACCTAGGCCGGGGCGGGGCCGTTCACCTaagcgggggcggggccgcgggcgAACGGGGCGGGGCCGCACCTGAGCTGCTCCTGCCCGCGGCCGTGGCCTCGCTCGGCTGCGGCTGCTGACGCGGAGCCCGCCGCTGCCCGAGGGGccgagccccgccccctcccgcggCACTTCCGGGACCGCTCTAGGCCGCGCGGAGGCCAGTGTCTCGCTGGTCCCGCAGTGGAGTACGCGTCGCCGCCTGGACGCCGGGGTCCGGGTCGCAGGACTGGGGTCGGGAGGGGTCGTCCGGTCGGCTCAGGGCTCCGGGCCGTCCCCAAGCGCGTCTCGGCTGGGCGGGCGTTGGCGGGAgcgcagaggaggaaactgaggccgggaGGGGTGGCCGGCTCCTGGGCACCTGTCCTGGGGGTGGGGCCGGCCAGAGGCTTTGCGGCGGCTGTGTCCCCGGGAGAAGGGCAGGCGCGCTCAGGGCTGCGGAGCCCGTTACCCCGCGCAGGCCCGGGGTCTGCTGCgattccccctcccttcctggggAGCTCTGGTCCTGCTTGCTTACCTCGTCCCCACAGAGACAAATGAGGAGAGCCCGGAGAGGGCCCAGGAGATGGCTGGGAGCCTAGGCGGGACCCTCTGTGGACCCCACCTCTGCATCTGAGGGATGGCCTCCGTTCAGGTGGCGCCTCTTAGGGGAACCGAGAGGGAAGAGGGGTGTGTTCTTCAGCCCCCGACCCCCTTCCCAGAGCTCACTTCTGCTTCTGGTGGTGAGACTTGCCCCTTCACCCAAGGATGGCTGCTGCCCATTCTGCCCCTGCCATCTGCCCACCTGTCTTCAGCACCTTCCGTCCTGGCCCTCAGGTGCCTCCTATCCCCATCCAGGAGTAGGCAGGGGTTCCTAGGGACCCAGTCCAGTGACCCTGTGTGTGTTGGACCACAACCAGCCATGCAGACCTGGGACCATCAAGGGCTGGTTATTTTTTCTCCCACGCCAGCTCTTCCAGTCACAGGAAGGCAAGAGCCACCATTCTGAGCTCCCTGGGGGCTGGTAGGGAGGTGGGGCCCCACCCAAGGGTCTCAGGTGCTTCCCCTTCTGCAACAATCCCCAGAATCCCTACCCCCACACTCCCAGACCAACCACGGTCACTTTTTCAGCCAGGATCTCATGGCCCTCAGAATAGTTATTGTTGACATGTTGATtattaacccattttacagaggaggaaaatcaaggctcagagaaagGGAGGGTCCCAAGGTCAGGAGCATAAGTGGGAGGCAGACAGAAGGCACTcatcccacaccccacccctaGGGTATGTAGCCCACGGAGCAGTAATAATCCGCGGCATCTTCAGGCTGCACGGGGCTGATGGTCAGGATGCAGGCATTGTGGGCTGCATCCGTGGCTGCCGAGAAGCGGTCAGGGATGTCAGTGGGGCGGTGGTGGTCCTCCTCTGAGCGGTAGTGGAGGAGCAAGCGGGGGGCGCTGCCTGCCCGCTGCTGATACCAAGACACTCCGTAGTCCCCGACGGTGGCATAGCGGGGGCTGAGCATGCAGGAGAGTTGGGCCACTTGGCCTGGGAAGACCAGCAGTGTGTCCGGCTGGGTCAGGGTTGGCTGGGAggctgagagagacagacacactcAGGTCTGGCCTGggccccttccttcctgcccctgccccacaaAGTCTTGGTCAGACTCCCAGGAGAATCCTCTCCCAAAAGCTCACAGCCCGGTGCCATGGGATCGTCACTGGGTGGGGCACAGAGCTGGTGACCCCTAAGCCCCCATTAGTGTAATGTTCCCAAGGAGCCATGTTCAGCTAAGGATCTAGAGTTTAGAGGGTGTGCTGCTGGTCTATGGGCTGCCCACCCTCATCCCTTGCCCTGCAGACCCCTATCACTTTGGTCACACTGGCTTGTCCAAACCCTGTCTACAGACTGACAACCCCCAAGAAGCCTCCTGGGCTGTTACTACCCATTGGCTCAGCCTCCGGCCACTGGCTGCTGAAGACCTTCTCAGGGTTAGCTTGTCCCTGAGGCACTGTGGGGTAGAAACCGGCCCACACCAGCTTCTCCTCTGAAAAACTCAAAAGGTGATGAGTCTCTGAGACCCCCAAGAGTCAGAGTCCAAAGGGACCCTAGCAATCTTGTCAttcacaaatggggaaactgaggcccacacaGAGAAGTGACTTGCCTCAAGTCTAGGGCAGGGCCACCTGTGGCCAGTTCTCCTCTCGAACTCAAGGACCCTTCCAAAACCTTCCCCACTGACCACATGGATTTGCTTCCTTACAGGGGGCTTCCAGAGCCAGTGTGCTgtctcccactccaccccccgGTGAGCAAGGCCCAGGGAGGGCTCACCTGCCAGGATGACCCCAGTCAGAAGGAGGACCAGATGCTGACAGGCCAtggccagaggcagggaggcaggtgggagTCGTTTGTTGTGTTGGGCTTGCGCTGGGCGTGCTCCAGCTGCTTCAGGGCACACTGGGGAGGCTGCTGGACCACGACAGGGCATGCAAATCAGCCCACTGACACGGTGGGAGGGCGGTGCTGGGGCCCAGCAGCCAGACTTTATCTTCCCAAACGTCAGCATCCCGGCCCCACAGGGCGTTCTTGAGAACAGAAGCCCGGAAATCCACATGTGCAGTTAGAGCAGGTGGCTGCTCTTCACTGAGGTATAACTCATATGGTCAAGTGCACAAATCTTACATGTATGGCTcgatgattttatatatatatatccctgcaGCCTCTACCCAGACCaagatttagaacatttccatcaccccagaaggcTCCCTCATGCGCCTCCCCTGCCAGTAACACCGTCTTAGCCCCCAACGGTAACCAAGTGGGACTCTGTGGTTAATCAGTTTTGCTGTAGAATGTCAGCTATAAATGGAGTGATAGTGTGtcctcttttgtttctgcttcttttgTTAAACATTATAAGAGTCATCCACGTGTGCACATGGATGCAGCAATGTTTAATTCGTTGTCACAGCTGTGTGTAAACCACTGTGTGGATAGCCACAATTAGTTTATCCATCTCCTGTTACTAGCCATTTGGGAGCTTTCATCTTTGGCTATTTCAAGGAGAACCGCTGCGAGCATTCCTGCCTGTGTCGTTGGTGCACCTGAGCTCTGGTTTCTGCTGGGCAGACACCCAGGACGGGGAACGTTTCCGTTtagtgttgtttcttttttggccgcatcgcaccacacagcatgtgggatcttagttccccgaccagggatcgaacccgtgctccctgcagtcgaagcgcagagtcctaaccactggaccgccagggaagtcccctttctgTTTAGTTTTAGTAGATACCGCCAGGGTTCCTGACATGGTTGTGCTGATCTGCACTCCTGTTGTGGGTGAGAGAGTTTGCCAGAACGAGGGGAGCTGACTTTGGTTGGGATTCAGCCTGCATTGGGATTCAAACCTGAATCCCAGATCCTCCTCCTCTTAACTGCACAACTTCAGCCAagttcccctctctgtgcctcagtttcctcatctggaaactaAAGACGAGCGTTGTGCCAGCCCAAGTGTTGTGAAGATGCAAAGATAGGACTTTGTGGGAGTTCCttggttgcctagtggttaggattctgggctttcattgcgtggcctgggttcaacccctggtaagggaactgagatcccacaagctgcacgttgcagccaaaaaaaaaaaaagcaaagaaaaacaaaaaaaaaaacatagatagGACTTTGTGTGTATTAATCATGCCTTTTATATTCTCTAtcctgatgctttgacatctggggccttgctgaccTTGGAGGGACTGGCCCTCCCAGGGTCAGCCAGTTCCTAGAGACAGTAACACACTTTTCAAATGCAAACCAACCATTCCTGAGTCCACACTCCCCCGACCACCTTGACCACCTCCCCTACGGGCCTCTGTCCTCCTCCACTTGGGAACTGTAACAAACCAGCTTCTCAATGGCAATCATCTCCTGATCTGCTGGCCTTCCCAAAtacctaaaaaataaacaagttaaagCAGTGTGCTCTCGTTACTTTTTAGCCTTGAGAGCTCGCTTGGGGAAGGTTACAAAGCTCCCACTGTGGGTCCCGCTCCAGTCCTAACACCTCCTTAGGGCACCTCCATGACACTCAAGACAAAAGACCCCTCCTCGGCGGCACTAAAGACAAACACCTCGGAAAACAGAGGGGTGGTCATTGGAGCTGAGGGTCCAGGCCGGGAGTTCCATTCCTTCCAGAATCTGGCTGCAGCCACTCCTGGGCTGTGTTCTGCAGGACACGGGTCCCCAGATTTTGGAAGAAAGTGCCCTGCCTGTAAGTTTGGGAAACGCTGCCCCAGGTCTTTCCCCAGTGCTGCCTCTGAGAGCCTGCTGCAGGCTGAGCACCCAGGTAGCACTCAAAAGGGTTACTGCGTTCCATCCTCACGCTAACTTGCCCGTGGTGCCGTGAGCGGTGCCAGCGGTGCCGTGAGCAGTGCCTCTCACTGCTTTACAGGTGTGAGCACTGAGACAAGTCCTGTCCAGAGGCAGAGTGATGCTGACGAGCTGCGGGGAGGATCTgggcctcctcctgcctcctgccttgAGCTCTGCCTGCAGAGGGTGAATGAATAGTCTAATCACTGGGGAGCAGTGGCAGGACAGCTAAGAAGGAGGTATCCTGACCCGCCATGAGTCCAGAGGCCCAACCACAACCAGACGGAAAGGGGCAATGCAAACGCTGCACACGCTGGAAAACaatggcagtttcttacaaagttgaACATACTCTCCCCagaggacccagcaatccctcttgCTGAGATTTacagtagagaaatggaaacgtCTCTTTACCCAGAGACCTGCAGGTGAGTGTCTGTACTGGCTTTACTCATAATCACCCAAAATGGGAAACAATCCAAACAGCAGCAGGTGAGTGGATCCACAGACCGTGGCACCTCCAGGCAGTGGGACCCTCCCGGGTGATGAAAGGAAGGACCCATTGACACCGGTTGACGACCCCGGTGAATCCCGCACGCATGGAGCTAGGTGAAAGCAGCCGCACGTGAAAGGCTCTGCGCTGTCTGCTGCTTCCCTCTCTGTGACGTGACAGTCTGGAAGAGGTGGGTGCAGGGAACACTGCAGcgcttgccaggggctggggtgaccACAAAGGGGCATGAAGGAATTTGGGAGAGTGACGGAAATGTTGTGTATCCAGACTGGTGGTGGTTCTGTGAGACTTGTCACAACTGGAAAACACTCAAAAGTGTTTTGTTCACTCaaaagtgaattttactgtatgtaaaccATGACTCAATAAACTTgactaagaaaggaaagaaacaaggacagaagagagggaggctgggagtgagcccagggcagggggcctTGAGTTGATAGGGAGCCTGCGAGGTTGGTGAGGATCCCGCTTCTGCTACAGCAACgccagcaccccacccccaggaaacTCCCCTGCTTTCAGCCTGGGAGCTCTGTCTCTACTGGTGAGGGGAGGTGGTCTCTGGACATCCCTGGGCCTTGAGGCTCCAGCCCCCACTAGAGCCCTGCGTCAGGGAATGTCCGGACCATCCCCAGAGCCCATTACCGGGATACTAGGGGGAAGGCATTTCCTGCCTGGACCTCTTGGCAGCTCCCACTCCCATGGAGACCAGCTTGGAAGCTGGGAGGGCCTGAGTCTTCTCTGTACTCTGATCTAGCTAGCGTGAGGAAGAGGAGGCCAAGACTCCTGGACTAGCTGCAAGGACCCCCTGGGCTGGTGGAGCCCAGCCCCAAGGGCGGCTGAGCGGGGAGCTGCACTTGGACCCACCCACCCATCACTCCCCGatccctgacacacacacatctccCAAAGGGCGCCACACGGGGTAGATCTCAGCCCCAGCTCCTTCCTTAGTcaggatgggggttgggggatcAAAGCCCCCACATCTGTCTCCTCCCCCCTGCAGCCGTGTTTATCATGGTGATGTCTGGAGGTAAGTGGGGTCCCCTGTCCCAGCAGACTGGTGGGGGTACATTCCCTCTGCCTTGAGGGAGAGTGGGGAGGCAGCGTGGGGAAGGGGTACACATGGGAAGGGATGAGAGCGTCTGCGGAGAGTCTCTTGAGGGGAAACCCCGGCTAGGTCTTGGGAAATGCACGTGGGCTCCTCTAGGAGCGCACGGGCCACGCAGCCACCAAGCCGCTGCCGTGGAGCATATGTTCAAACTGCTCCATCCCTTAGCTGGTCAGTGGTCCTCCAGCTTCAGGGGGCATGAGGCACCTAAAACTCTAGCCCCAGCTGCAGATTCTTGAGCTTCTGGTGGAGGCGGGGCTGGTGCGGGGTAGGGGGTGAGGGGCTGTCAGGTgctggaggtggggctgaaatGCGCGGGGAGCGTCGCGTGAGAAAGGCAGAAGTTGTGCACCCCGGGTCACCGACATCTTGGGAGATGGAAGGGGGTACATTCCTAATCTCCTGGCCCCATTCCCTGCTCTGTAGGGAAGAGacgggagggaggcagagggtcCCAGTTTGGGGGGAATAGAGGGTGCCATTCGTTCACCTCTGCTCCTCCCCCACAGCTGGCTGCTGGGAGCTGGTGAACCCCTGGTGCAGCCTGGTGATCCTCATCACCCACCTAAGGCAGAGGGGGCAGGTGCCCCCAGAtggtgagggggcagggaggggtgctgGGAGAACCGCTGAGGGCCCCCAGGCAGAGATTCCAgcctttccctgcctccctctctgctcccccaACGACCATAGCCCTCCTGGCTGAGGAGGGGCACCTGGTGAACCTGGCTGAGGGACTGGAGGATGGGGCTTCCCCCGCGCCCTCCATGGGCAGCCCCCTGCTGCAGGAGCGTGGGACCTATGTCCTAGTGCAGATCATCAGTAAGTGGGGCCCCAGATTCCCCCTGTGCAGCTATGTTGGAATATAAGAGGGGGGACAGCAGCCATAGACCACCCAAGCCCTGCCGAGCCCCCACTTTGGCCAGGATCTAGCCCTGACCTTCCCATCCAATGCCCTGTCCTGACCCCACTGTGGGCCAGCAAACAGGTCCAGAGTGAGAGGTGGGGGTGTGGACCACCAGGCCAGCCAGGAATCAGCCTTCTTCCCTCTGCAGAGTGTGAGGGCGGGGCCCCTACCTGCTATGAGTCCCTCCTGGAGAACCTGGATGAGCGCTGTCCAGAGCTGGCAGGTTAGTGTCACAGGAGAGCCCCAGGGGGAGGGTGTGCCTTCCCACCAGCCCCCCACAGGCAGGGCTTCTTGGGCCTTCCAGAGGAGCTGCGCTGGCTGTCGGGCCTGCCCCCACTTTGCGATGGCTGGAGAAGGCGCGCCGGCACTCTGCGTGGCCACCAGGAGCAAGACCCTCCTTCATGGCCCCGAAGGGTGGGTTTCCTGCTGTCTGGGACCCACTAGCTGGGGCTGAGAGCCAGGTAAGGAGGAGACATGGATCCCTGAAGGGATGcttatacccagaaatgggacgCCTTCCCAGGGGACAGATGTGTGTGCTGAGAGGTGGACCCCAATGCCAACCCCCCTCAGAGACACACATATACCCACATGATGGAAGACACTATATCCAGAGACAGGTCCCCACCATCCTGCTGGAGGCTAAGTGCCTGCACAAGGGCAGGGAGACGTGGAATAGGGCCTGGCACACCGTATGTGCTCAGTGCAGAGCTGTTGAATGAACTCAGTGAAGGCAGCAGCAGAGTGTGTGATGGCGTTTGAAGGGCCAGCACCTCTGTTCCGGCAGGCCCCATGACCTGGCACATCACGGCCAAGTGGCCGAGCTGGACTCAGATCCAAGGGGGTTGGCTGTGACCTCTGCCTGGTGTGATCAGGCGCAAAGGTCCAGCAGTATTCCTCTTGCAGAATCTGGAATTTCTGGGAAATTGCAAGGTCACTGACAGAACGTGAGGCCACCGCGGGGCCCCTAAGATGTGGGTGCAGAGAAAGGGATCCAGAGGCAGAGATGAGaagggtggaggggcaggggtcCCTGAGAGGAGACAGCATGCTCCTCCAGGGATTCCAGCCCCCAGGAGTCAGATGCCCTTGAGGCTTATGGTCACCTGCTAATGCCTCATCACCCAGTCTGGACTGCCCAAGGCTGTCAGATTACACAGGATTACAAGgtcaccctccccacccaggacACCAGCTGAAGGTGAAGCATCCCACTCCACAGTgggtcatccatccatcctcccccaCCTGCAGAAAGTCCAATGAGAGCGGACACAGCAGGCTCGGATCTAACATAAACTCTTTTAATTGCACATTTTCGTCTTGGGTCATCTGTGGGGTGAGAAACCCCCTCCTCACTCCCAGTCCCAGCTATGTGGGTACAATCTGACGTCATGGTCTTGCTGTCGGTGAAGGGGTGAAGGTGGCTGCAGGGCTGGCCCCTGAATCTGCACGGGTCTCTTCAGGGCAGGGAGCTCAGACCTGCAGAGGGAGGGCCGGCACAGGTGGAGGTCAGGCCGCAGGTACAGGAGGAGGGACTGCCGCTCCCACCCAGCAGGGGTCAGGGCCTCCCAACTCACCGTGGTTGTACTTGCACTGCTTCAGGGCCTcactgaagccctcgcacaggGTCAGGTCGCTCTGAGTGGTGGAGCAGTCCAGGAACTGCCTGATCTCATAGGCGCAGGGCCCCATCTGCAGGGGCTGCGGGGCAGCGCGGGCCGGGGCCTGGGGTTACAGCACAGGAAGCAGCATGGTCAGCTTGGGGTTGGCACCCAGAAGAGGACTCCAAAGCTGGGGGTGCCGGCTGCCCCTCCTAacgcccccagccctgccaggccTAGCCTGCCTTGTTTAGCCTCCGCTGCTCCATCCCTGAAACAGGGTGAGCCCACAGCCCTCTCAAAGCCAC
It includes:
- the LOC102975342 gene encoding pre-B lymphocyte protein 3, with the translated sequence MWISGLLFSRTPCGAGMLTFGKIKSGCWAPAPPSHRVSGLICMPCRGPAASPVCPEAAGARPAQAQHNKRLPPASLPLAMACQHLVLLLTGVILAASQPTLTQPDTLLVFPGQVAQLSCMLSPRYATVGDYGVSWYQQRAGSAPRLLLHYRSEEDHHRPTDIPDRFSAATDAAHNACILTISPVQPEDAADYYCSVGYIP
- the C19H22orf15 gene encoding uncharacterized protein C22orf15 homolog, whose amino-acid sequence is MVMSGAGCWELVNPWCSLVILITHLRQRGQVPPDECEGGAPTCYESLLENLDERCPELAGRASWAFQRSCAGCRACPHFAMAGEGAPALCVATRSKTLLHGPEGWVSCCLGPTSWG